The following coding sequences are from one Bacteroidota bacterium window:
- a CDS encoding alanine racemase → MAELQINITEIKNNITKLSKYLKANNIEWSLITKVFSGDKKFMEQILTPEIIRDIHSVGDSRLSSLKTLKEVNEKLTTIYIKPPAAIYVDDVVKYADISLNSSYKTISALNKAAKKQNKIHKVIIMIELGELREGVNRDDLFTFYEKIFELPNIEVVGLGSNLGCMYGIEPTYDKLLQLNLYKEVIEAKHGTKLDLISGGSSITLPLIENGTIPKDINHFRIGEAAFFGKSPLKNEQFIDLNIDTFNFYTQIIELEEKGIVPDGVINEASIGHSVGFKDVDLGRSTKKAILDFGLLDVDQEGLEIDDKDVKFVGITSDMTVIDIGDNKDAKNNKKYNVGDMICLDPNYMAVARLLNSKFIEKKFII, encoded by the coding sequence ATGGCTGAATTACAAATTAATATTACAGAAATAAAAAATAATATTACCAAACTAAGTAAATACCTTAAAGCAAATAATATTGAATGGAGTTTGATAACGAAGGTTTTTTCCGGGGATAAAAAATTCATGGAACAAATACTTACTCCTGAAATAATTAGAGATATTCATTCGGTTGGAGATTCTCGTTTGTCTAGCTTAAAAACGTTAAAAGAAGTTAACGAGAAACTAACCACAATTTATATTAAACCGCCAGCAGCAATCTATGTTGATGATGTAGTAAAATATGCAGATATATCTTTAAATTCATCATATAAAACAATTTCGGCTCTTAATAAAGCGGCAAAAAAGCAAAATAAAATACATAAAGTTATAATTATGATTGAGCTTGGGGAATTAAGAGAAGGCGTAAACAGAGATGATTTATTTACGTTTTACGAAAAAATATTTGAGCTACCAAACATTGAAGTTGTAGGTTTGGGTAGTAATTTAGGCTGTATGTATGGCATTGAGCCAACTTACGACAAACTGTTGCAACTAAATTTATACAAAGAAGTTATTGAAGCCAAACACGGAACAAAATTAGACCTTATTTCGGGTGGAAGTTCTATTACATTACCATTAATAGAAAATGGTACTATACCAAAGGATATTAATCATTTTAGAATTGGAGAAGCTGCGTTTTTTGGAAAAAGCCCTTTGAAAAATGAACAATTTATTGATTTAAACATAGATACATTTAATTTCTACACTCAAATAATAGAATTAGAAGAAAAAGGCATTGTTCCCGATGGGGTTATCAATGAAGCAAGTATAGGGCATTCCGTAGGTTTTAAAGACGTAGATTTAGGCCGCTCAACAAAAAAAGCTATTTTAGATTTTGGCTTATTAGATGTTGACCAAGAGGGTTTAGAAATTGACGATAAAGATGTGAAATTTGTGGGTATAACTTCCGATATGACAGTTATTGATATTGGAGATAATAAAGATGCAAAAAATAATAAGAAGTATAATGTAGGAGATATGATATGTTTAGATCCTAATTATATGGCTGTTGCTAGATTGTTAAATTCAAAATTTATTGAGAAAAAATTTATTATTTAG